One stretch of Pseudoramibacter sp. DNA includes these proteins:
- a CDS encoding F0F1 ATP synthase subunit delta — protein sequence MERFVNQQVINDAKVIRGQQIQPETLKECQAILNQNPKLIQILSNPTINTKAKANIIEQIFPKEVVPTFVILCRHGQFKDIQKVLATCSDLSEIEAGTGHGTLWYAGEKPDQKLLAQLVFDKFGVRDIQWKEIYDPSLIGGFRIRIRDFIYDHSVAGSFKEINAIVRTHKRR from the coding sequence ATGGAACGCTTCGTTAATCAGCAGGTCATCAATGATGCAAAAGTCATACGCGGGCAGCAGATTCAGCCCGAAACGCTGAAGGAATGTCAGGCAATTCTCAATCAGAATCCCAAACTGATCCAGATTTTGTCCAATCCGACCATCAATACAAAGGCCAAGGCGAACATCATCGAACAGATTTTTCCTAAAGAAGTGGTGCCGACCTTTGTGATTTTGTGCCGCCACGGACAGTTCAAAGACATTCAGAAGGTGCTGGCGACCTGCAGTGATTTATCAGAAATCGAAGCGGGCACCGGCCACGGCACCTTGTGGTATGCCGGAGAAAAACCGGATCAGAAGCTTTTGGCACAATTGGTTTTTGATAAATTCGGGGTTCGGGATATTCAGTGGAAGGAAATTTACGATCCGTCGTTAATCGGCGGTTTCCGCATCCGGATCCGCGACTTTATTTACGATCATTCTGTTGCCGGAAGCTTTAAAGAAATCAATGCAATTGTGAGAACACATAAACGGAGGTGA
- the atpA gene encoding F0F1 ATP synthase subunit alpha: MNSEHIVRVLEDEIKNYKKDDNVQEVGTVLTVGDGIVSVYGMRRAFYGEIVTFESGERGMVQDIGEDLTRCILFGRDANISEGMEVHRTGQEMSVPVGDQFLGRVVNALGDPIDGKGAIESDGRRPVESPAPGILDRQAVDTPMETGILSIDTMFPIGRGQRELIIGDRQTGKTSIAVDTMINQKGKDTICIYVAIGQKASSVAQLARTLEDYGAMEYSVIVNASAADTASEQYIAPYSGTAIAEYFMHKGKDVLIIYDDLSKHAVAYRALSLLLGRSPGREAYPGDVFYLHSRLLERSSHLSDALGGGSITALPIVETQAGDVSAYIPTNIISITDGQIFLESSLFHSGQRPAVNVGLSVSRVGGDAQTKAMKKATGTIRIDLSQYRELETFTQFSSDLDEETQAQLAYGQRLMEMLKQPVHQPMSMVEQIISLVSAENGAFNKVPVSRLKAVQKAMLDDFKTKHPEIISQLNQTKDMDDGLKQQIIDASKEIVAGMNLNEAR, from the coding sequence GTGAACTCAGAACATATCGTCCGCGTTTTAGAGGACGAAATCAAAAATTACAAGAAAGACGACAACGTTCAGGAAGTCGGGACAGTTCTCACCGTTGGCGATGGCATCGTTTCTGTTTATGGAATGCGCCGCGCCTTTTACGGCGAAATTGTCACCTTTGAATCCGGTGAACGGGGCATGGTTCAGGATATCGGTGAAGATTTAACCCGCTGCATCTTATTTGGGCGGGATGCCAATATTTCAGAAGGTATGGAAGTCCACCGCACCGGCCAGGAAATGAGCGTGCCTGTGGGGGATCAGTTTTTAGGCCGTGTGGTCAACGCCTTGGGGGATCCCATCGACGGCAAAGGCGCCATTGAATCCGATGGACGCCGCCCCGTTGAATCCCCGGCGCCGGGCATCCTCGACCGCCAGGCGGTTGACACCCCAATGGAAACCGGGATCCTTTCGATCGATACGATGTTCCCGATCGGGCGCGGTCAGCGTGAATTGATCATCGGCGACCGCCAGACTGGGAAGACTTCGATTGCGGTAGACACGATGATCAACCAGAAAGGCAAAGATACCATTTGTATCTACGTCGCCATTGGCCAGAAAGCTTCATCTGTCGCCCAGCTCGCGAGAACCCTTGAAGACTACGGTGCAATGGAATATTCGGTGATCGTCAACGCTTCAGCAGCGGACACCGCTTCAGAACAGTACATCGCCCCGTATTCGGGAACCGCCATCGCAGAATACTTCATGCACAAAGGCAAAGACGTTTTGATTATCTACGACGATTTGTCCAAACACGCCGTGGCCTACCGTGCCCTGTCGCTGCTCCTCGGCCGTTCGCCGGGACGTGAAGCTTATCCGGGGGATGTTTTTTATCTGCATTCCCGTCTTCTTGAAAGATCAAGCCATTTAAGCGATGCCCTCGGCGGCGGCTCCATCACGGCACTGCCGATTGTCGAAACCCAGGCCGGAGACGTTTCGGCTTACATTCCGACAAACATCATTTCTATTACAGATGGGCAGATCTTCCTGGAATCTTCGCTGTTCCATTCCGGCCAGCGCCCGGCTGTCAACGTCGGCCTGTCCGTCTCCCGTGTCGGCGGCGACGCCCAGACAAAAGCCATGAAAAAGGCGACCGGGACCATTCGTATCGATTTGTCCCAGTACCGCGAACTCGAAACCTTTACCCAGTTCTCTTCAGATCTGGATGAAGAAACCCAGGCACAGCTGGCCTATGGGCAGCGCCTGATGGAAATGCTCAAACAGCCGGTGCATCAGCCGATGTCCATGGTTGAACAGATCATTTCCCTGGTCAGTGCTGAAAACGGCGCCTTTAACAAAGTGCCGGTTTCGCGCTTAAAAGCCGTTCAGAAAGCGATGCTCGATGATTTCAAGACGAAGCATCCTGAAATCATCAGCCAGCTCAATCAGACAAAGGATATGGACGATGGCTTGAAACAGCAGATTATCGACGCATCGAAGGAAATTGTCGCGGGGATGAATCTTAACGAAGCGAGGTAA
- the atpG gene encoding ATP synthase F1 subunit gamma, with product MASLNELKTRIASVQDTMKITNAMYMISNNKMRKARKTWQDTQPYFDTLESVLALALRHMPDDDAEHSLFDQRADIPPSERKTGYIVITGDKGLAGAYHQNIFKMLEASLKETPNNQIFVVGQVGVHFLRQKKIPFDVNFMYTAQDPTLGRARDMAYQVFHAFHHHMLDDVYVIYTKMINSVTMKTTKTHLLPLLPEEVKGTEDPIHTELELYPDPKSVVNTVVPDYTVGEIYSTLVEAYCSEQNSRVMAMENATDSAKDILSDLKLEYNRARQASITQEITEIAAGARAQKGNSNN from the coding sequence ATGGCTTCATTGAATGAACTCAAAACCCGGATTGCTTCAGTCCAGGATACGATGAAGATTACCAACGCGATGTACATGATTTCCAACAACAAGATGCGCAAGGCGCGAAAGACCTGGCAGGACACCCAGCCTTACTTCGACACGCTGGAATCGGTCCTGGCCCTGGCGCTTCGCCATATGCCGGACGACGATGCAGAACATTCTCTGTTTGATCAGCGGGCAGACATTCCGCCGTCAGAAAGAAAAACCGGCTATATCGTCATCACCGGCGACAAGGGCCTGGCAGGGGCTTACCACCAGAACATCTTCAAGATGCTGGAAGCCTCTCTGAAGGAAACGCCGAACAATCAGATCTTTGTTGTCGGACAGGTCGGGGTGCATTTCCTGCGCCAGAAGAAGATTCCCTTCGATGTAAACTTTATGTACACGGCACAGGACCCGACTCTGGGCAGAGCCCGGGACATGGCGTATCAGGTTTTTCATGCCTTTCATCATCATATGCTCGATGATGTTTACGTCATTTACACCAAAATGATTAACTCTGTGACGATGAAGACGACGAAGACGCATTTGCTGCCCTTACTGCCGGAAGAAGTCAAGGGAACGGAAGATCCGATTCACACGGAACTGGAACTCTATCCGGACCCGAAATCTGTGGTCAACACGGTTGTCCCGGATTATACCGTCGGGGAAATCTACAGCACGCTGGTCGAAGCTTACTGCTCTGAACAGAATTCAAGAGTGATGGCCATGGAAAATGCAACCGATTCGGCAAAAGACATTTTGTCGGATTTAAAACTGGAGTACAACCGCGCCAGACAGGCCAGCATCACACAGGAAATCACAGAAATTGCTGCAGGCGCAAGAGCACAGAAAGGAAACAGTAACAATTAG
- the atpD gene encoding F0F1 ATP synthase subunit beta has translation MKGKITQVMGAVIDVTFESGELPKVKNALIANHNGKKYTMEVSQHIGDDTVRCILLNAAEGLCRGIEVEDTGASISVPVGEQVLGRLFNVTGDALDDGESLDEAPHWEIHREPPAFEDQSPAVEMFETGIKVVDLLAPYAKGGKIGLFGGAGVGKTVLIQELIHNIATEHGGYSIFTGVGERSREGNELYTEMKASGVLDKTALVFGQMNEPPGSRMLVPETGLTMAEYFRDQMNQNVLLFIDNIYRFTQAGSEVSALLGRMPSAVGYQPTLANEMGALQERIASTKKGSITSVQAVYVPADDITDPAPATTFTHLDATTVLSRKIVEQGIYPAVDPLESTSRILEPDVVGEEHYEVARRVQSVLQKYKELQDIIAILGMEELSDEDKVTVMRARKIQRFLSQPFHVAEKFTGVAGAYVPVKETVKGFKMILDGELDDLSEAAFFNVGTIEDAIEKDKQIKAEVKQ, from the coding sequence ATGAAAGGGAAAATCACACAGGTTATGGGGGCCGTCATCGACGTCACTTTCGAAAGCGGAGAGCTGCCGAAAGTCAAAAACGCGCTGATCGCCAACCATAACGGCAAAAAATACACGATGGAAGTTTCCCAGCATATTGGCGACGATACCGTCCGGTGTATTCTGCTAAATGCCGCTGAAGGCTTGTGCCGCGGCATTGAAGTGGAAGATACCGGAGCCAGTATTTCCGTCCCGGTTGGGGAACAGGTTCTGGGCCGGCTTTTCAATGTCACCGGGGATGCCCTGGATGACGGCGAATCTCTGGACGAAGCACCCCATTGGGAAATTCACCGGGAACCGCCGGCATTTGAAGATCAAAGCCCGGCCGTAGAAATGTTTGAAACCGGCATCAAAGTCGTCGACCTCCTCGCACCTTACGCCAAAGGCGGGAAAATCGGTCTGTTCGGCGGCGCCGGCGTCGGCAAAACCGTTTTGATTCAGGAACTGATTCACAACATCGCCACAGAACACGGCGGCTACTCCATCTTTACAGGGGTCGGGGAACGTTCCCGTGAAGGCAACGAACTCTACACAGAAATGAAAGCCTCCGGCGTTCTGGACAAAACCGCTTTGGTTTTCGGACAGATGAACGAACCGCCAGGATCCAGAATGCTCGTCCCGGAAACGGGGCTGACCATGGCCGAATATTTTAGAGATCAGATGAATCAGAACGTGCTGCTCTTTATTGACAACATTTACCGATTCACACAGGCCGGTTCTGAAGTGTCCGCCCTGCTCGGCCGGATGCCGTCAGCCGTGGGCTATCAGCCGACACTGGCCAATGAAATGGGTGCCCTCCAGGAACGGATCGCGTCGACGAAGAAAGGGTCCATCACTTCGGTCCAGGCCGTTTACGTACCGGCCGACGACATCACAGACCCGGCGCCGGCAACGACCTTTACCCATTTGGATGCGACGACGGTTCTGTCCCGTAAAATTGTGGAACAGGGGATTTACCCAGCCGTCGACCCACTGGAATCCACCTCCCGTATTCTCGAACCGGATGTGGTCGGCGAAGAACACTACGAAGTGGCCCGCCGCGTGCAGTCCGTCCTTCAGAAATACAAGGAACTTCAGGACATCATCGCCATTTTAGGGATGGAAGAATTGTCTGACGAAGACAAGGTCACCGTTATGAGAGCCCGTAAAATTCAGCGGTTCCTGTCCCAGCCTTTCCACGTCGCCGAAAAATTCACCGGCGTCGCCGGGGCTTACGTGCCGGTGAAGGAAACGGTTAAAGGCTTTAAAATGATTCTCGACGGCGAATTAGATGATTTGTCAGAAGCCGCCTTTTTCAACGTGGGGACCATTGAAGATGCCATTGAAAAAGACAAACAGATCAAAGCTGAAGTGAAACAATAA
- the atpC gene encoding ATP synthase F1 subunit epsilon, which translates to MTLFDLKIVASNRLFYQGKCQSITLPCTDGDKQVLAHHSAMLIAMTNGTLRFTDESGKETIAASGTGFAEVVDNQVTVVVDTVERPDEIDANRAQAAAERAEERLRQKKSLQEYYKGQAALSRAMARLKVKK; encoded by the coding sequence ATGACACTGTTTGATTTAAAAATTGTGGCGAGCAACCGTTTGTTTTATCAGGGCAAGTGCCAGTCAATTACGCTGCCGTGCACAGACGGCGACAAGCAGGTCCTGGCCCATCATTCCGCCATGCTCATCGCCATGACCAACGGCACCCTTCGGTTTACCGATGAATCCGGCAAAGAAACCATTGCGGCTTCCGGAACGGGATTCGCTGAAGTGGTCGACAATCAGGTGACCGTCGTAGTTGACACGGTGGAACGGCCGGACGAAATCGACGCCAACCGCGCCCAGGCGGCGGCCGAACGCGCCGAAGAAAGACTGCGCCAGAAAAAGAGCCTGCAGGAATATTACAAAGGCCAGGCGGCGCTTTCCCGTGCCATGGCCCGGCTGAAAGTCAAAAAATAA
- a CDS encoding histidine phosphatase family protein, with protein sequence MNIYIIRHAQTQGNVEKRYLGDTESPLTETGERQQRQALKQLEGVPFDAVYSSPADRTLTMAKAIAGHNGLSVKADARLREMHFGIFDGLTAEEAEAKAPEVWQNWLSDFDHYRLPEGESFQDVKSRFKGFWATIKETGKGEANIACVTHGGIIRAAMTVLCALPDAATWHFESAPATVVKIKMIGDFGLLCGFVPPVL encoded by the coding sequence ATGAATATCTATATCATCAGGCATGCCCAAACCCAGGGCAATGTAGAAAAACGCTATCTGGGAGACACCGAATCACCGCTGACTGAAACCGGGGAACGGCAGCAGCGTCAAGCCTTAAAACAGCTTGAAGGGGTGCCCTTTGATGCAGTTTACAGCAGCCCGGCGGACCGCACCCTGACCATGGCCAAGGCCATTGCCGGGCATAACGGTCTGTCTGTCAAAGCGGACGCGCGCCTTCGGGAAATGCATTTCGGCATTTTCGACGGCCTGACGGCTGAAGAGGCCGAGGCCAAAGCGCCGGAGGTCTGGCAGAACTGGCTGTCTGACTTTGATCATTACAGGCTGCCGGAGGGCGAGAGCTTTCAGGATGTCAAAAGCCGTTTTAAAGGATTTTGGGCGACCATAAAGGAAACGGGCAAAGGGGAAGCCAATATTGCCTGCGTCACCCACGGCGGGATCATCCGCGCTGCAATGACCGTGCTGTGCGCCCTGCCGGACGCGGCGACCTGGCATTTTGAAAGCGCACCGGCAACGGTGGTAAAAATTAAAATGATCGGCGATTTTGGTCTGCTCTGCGGATTCGTTCCGCCGGTTTTATAA
- a CDS encoding PhoH family protein yields the protein MEKVKREILIDSSEILTPLFGEYDRNMAQIEKSFGVHVNVRDSKLSVTGEAPGVDGALATIGDMVEVIKKDKGISADTTHYLIEMQMKGVNGQYAKMMDDIICFTTRGKPIKAKTLGQHRYIEAIRHNDIVFGIGPAGTGKTYLAMAMAITAFKNGDVTRLILTRPAVEAGEKLGFLPGDLQDKVDPYLRPLYDALFEIMGPEAFERNMEKGLIEVAPLAYMRGRTLENAYIILDEAQNTTPAQMKMFLTRFGAGSKVIVTGDITQIDLPSGKRSGLIEAQRVLKGIKDIAFIDFDYSDVVRHRLVQRIIEAYEKYDQAYAARHPEEEKDESSDSSDKKKRSKKRHRDD from the coding sequence TTGGAAAAAGTTAAAAGAGAAATATTAATCGATTCATCGGAAATCTTAACCCCGCTTTTCGGGGAATACGACCGCAATATGGCGCAAATTGAAAAAAGTTTCGGCGTCCACGTCAATGTCAGGGATTCGAAGCTTTCGGTGACGGGAGAAGCACCCGGCGTCGATGGGGCATTGGCCACTATCGGCGACATGGTCGAAGTCATCAAAAAAGACAAGGGCATCAGCGCGGACACGACCCATTATCTCATCGAGATGCAGATGAAGGGCGTCAACGGCCAGTATGCCAAAATGATGGACGACATCATCTGTTTTACGACCCGGGGCAAGCCCATCAAGGCCAAAACCCTGGGGCAGCACCGCTACATCGAAGCCATCCGCCACAACGATATCGTTTTTGGCATCGGCCCTGCGGGCACCGGCAAGACGTACCTCGCCATGGCCATGGCCATTACGGCTTTCAAAAACGGCGACGTTACCCGGCTGATTTTGACGCGACCGGCGGTTGAAGCCGGCGAAAAGCTGGGCTTTCTGCCCGGAGATCTGCAGGATAAAGTCGACCCTTATCTGCGTCCTCTTTACGACGCCTTGTTTGAAATCATGGGGCCCGAAGCCTTTGAACGGAACATGGAAAAGGGCCTGATCGAAGTGGCGCCTTTGGCGTACATGCGCGGCAGAACCCTTGAAAATGCCTATATTATTTTAGATGAAGCTCAGAACACGACCCCGGCTCAGATGAAGATGTTTCTGACCCGTTTTGGTGCAGGTTCAAAAGTGATTGTGACCGGGGATATTACTCAGATCGATCTGCCCTCGGGAAAACGTTCGGGGCTCATCGAAGCCCAGCGGGTGCTCAAGGGCATCAAAGATATCGCCTTTATCGATTTCGATTATTCCGATGTGGTGCGCCATAGACTGGTTCAGCGCATCATCGAAGCTTATGAAAAATACGATCAGGCTTATGCCGCCAGACATCCCGAAGAAGAAAAAGACGAATCTTCAGACTCTTCAGACAAAAAGAAACGATCAAAAAAGAGGCATCGCGATGATTGA
- the ybeY gene encoding rRNA maturation RNase YbeY — MIEIDFENQTAYQKEEAWLPLMRRYIEKTLKTEGVDLDLNAYEVSLTWVEPETIHKLNAQYRQVDRETDVLSFPMYEFPRDKAVLSTPSKIPVLLGDIVLNPARAKEQGEKYGTGMKREMCYLTVHSMLHLLGYDHMEAADKQKMRAREKAIIGDVDAPQPI, encoded by the coding sequence ATGATTGAAATTGATTTTGAAAATCAGACCGCCTATCAAAAAGAAGAAGCATGGCTGCCGCTTATGCGCCGCTACATCGAAAAAACACTCAAAACCGAAGGCGTTGATTTAGATTTGAATGCGTACGAAGTGTCCCTGACCTGGGTTGAACCGGAGACCATTCACAAGCTCAACGCCCAGTACCGCCAGGTGGACCGGGAAACGGACGTGCTCTCATTTCCAATGTACGAATTCCCGAGAGATAAAGCAGTGCTGTCGACCCCGTCGAAAATTCCGGTTCTTTTGGGCGATATTGTGCTCAATCCCGCCCGGGCGAAAGAACAGGGCGAAAAATACGGCACCGGCATGAAGCGGGAAATGTGCTATCTGACCGTGCATTCCATGCTGCATCTTTTGGGCTACGATCACATGGAAGCGGCGGACAAGCAGAAAATGCGGGCGCGGGAAAAAGCCATTATCGGCGACGTTGACGCGCCTCAGCCCATCTAG
- a CDS encoding diacylglycerol kinase family protein, protein MRRLRKSFHYAFEGLGYVLKTQPNMRIHSVMAAIAIALGFIFHVSHAEWLALVLVIGFVMILEVINTAVETLVDLYTEEFNHLAKIAKDTAAAAVLCMAIISVIVGILIFAPKVLALFMN, encoded by the coding sequence ATGAGACGTTTGAGAAAAAGCTTTCATTACGCCTTTGAAGGACTCGGCTATGTGCTTAAGACCCAGCCGAATATGCGCATCCATTCCGTCATGGCCGCCATTGCCATTGCGCTGGGTTTTATTTTTCATGTCAGCCACGCCGAATGGCTGGCTTTGGTGCTGGTCATCGGGTTTGTGATGATCTTAGAGGTCATCAATACAGCTGTGGAAACCCTGGTGGATCTCTACACCGAGGAATTCAATCATCTGGCTAAAATTGCAAAAGATACGGCTGCTGCGGCGGTGCTGTGCATGGCCATTATTTCGGTGATTGTGGGCATATTGATTTTTGCGCCGAAGGTATTGGCGCTGTTTATGAATTGA
- the era gene encoding GTPase Era has protein sequence MSAFKSGLVALIGRPNAGKSTLLNALMGEKLVITSPRPQTTRNAIRCIRTDKNSQMVFVDTPGVHRPNNRLDEAMKQAINDTLEDVDVSLYLMDSALKKSTPEDAYIQKIIKKKKAPVILVLNKIDQIPKSALLEKMSWAKEQGIFADIMPVSAVKSDGVDALIARIEALLPEGPMYFPDDMVIDKSERFIVSEIIREKALRYLRDEVPHGIAVEVTKMHARKGKHGKTVVDIEADIECEKKSHKGIIIGKGGAMLKKIGTDARQEIEAFLDKRVNLQLWVKVRPKWRDDDWALKDLGYRY, from the coding sequence GTGAGTGCATTTAAATCAGGTTTAGTGGCGCTGATCGGGAGGCCCAATGCGGGCAAATCGACATTGTTAAACGCCTTAATGGGAGAAAAGCTGGTGATCACTTCTCCCAGACCCCAGACAACGCGGAATGCCATCCGCTGCATTCGGACAGACAAGAACAGCCAGATGGTTTTTGTGGATACTCCAGGGGTTCACCGCCCGAACAACCGCCTCGACGAAGCGATGAAGCAGGCGATTAACGACACCCTGGAAGATGTCGATGTCTCGCTGTATCTGATGGACAGCGCCCTGAAAAAAAGCACGCCGGAAGATGCCTACATTCAGAAAATCATTAAAAAGAAGAAGGCCCCTGTGATTCTGGTGCTCAATAAAATCGATCAGATCCCAAAAAGCGCGCTGCTTGAAAAAATGAGTTGGGCGAAGGAACAGGGCATCTTTGCCGATATCATGCCGGTTTCCGCGGTAAAATCCGATGGGGTCGACGCGCTGATCGCGCGCATTGAGGCGCTTTTGCCCGAAGGCCCGATGTATTTTCCAGACGATATGGTGATCGACAAAAGCGAACGCTTTATCGTCTCTGAAATCATCCGGGAAAAGGCCTTAAGATATTTGCGGGACGAAGTGCCCCACGGCATTGCGGTGGAAGTGACCAAAATGCACGCCAGAAAGGGCAAACACGGCAAAACCGTCGTCGATATCGAAGCGGATATTGAGTGTGAAAAGAAGAGCCATAAAGGCATTATCATCGGCAAAGGCGGCGCCATGCTGAAAAAGATCGGCACCGATGCCCGGCAGGAAATCGAAGCCTTTTTGGACAAACGGGTGAATCTCCAGCTGTGGGTGAAAGTCAGACCGAAATGGCGGGATGACGACTGGGCCCTGAAAGATCTGGGGTACCGGTATTAA
- the recO gene encoding DNA repair protein RecO, producing MASVKTKALVIREAPYQDNDKLLTLFTEKYGKQRAIARGARRRKGSLRSVTQLFSYARFMYFEGKNFANISDGTLIESFYPLRGNVIQMTLASYIAELLDDFYDFYQGDPEMLKAVTHIFYYWSEHLAQNDGALAACFQLKLMRIQGLGPVLPRCVRCGAHQEALTGFSIADGGTVCQKCMKPSDIPLDPGLLKDMQDWMQQPIKNICHKKWQAANVQKGLDLMDRYITAQLGHPTKSYRFYKELTEQKGIQN from the coding sequence ATGGCATCGGTCAAAACAAAAGCTCTGGTCATCAGAGAAGCCCCGTATCAGGACAACGACAAGCTGCTTACGCTTTTTACAGAAAAATACGGGAAACAGCGCGCCATTGCCCGGGGCGCAAGGAGGCGGAAAGGGTCGCTGCGCAGCGTGACCCAGCTGTTTTCTTACGCGCGCTTCATGTATTTTGAAGGCAAGAATTTCGCCAACATTTCAGACGGAACCCTGATCGAATCCTTTTATCCGCTTCGGGGAAATGTGATTCAAATGACCCTGGCGTCTTACATTGCAGAGCTTTTAGACGATTTTTACGATTTTTATCAGGGAGATCCTGAGATGCTCAAGGCCGTTACCCATATTTTTTATTACTGGTCCGAGCATCTGGCTCAGAATGACGGGGCCCTTGCAGCCTGTTTTCAGCTCAAACTGATGCGCATCCAGGGATTGGGGCCTGTGCTGCCCCGCTGCGTGCGCTGTGGGGCACATCAGGAGGCGCTTACCGGTTTTTCCATTGCAGACGGCGGAACCGTCTGTCAGAAGTGCATGAAACCCAGCGATATTCCCCTCGATCCGGGACTCCTCAAGGATATGCAGGATTGGATGCAGCAGCCGATTAAAAATATCTGCCACAAAAAATGGCAGGCGGCCAATGTTCAGAAGGGCTTGGACCTGATGGACCGGTACATCACCGCGCAGCTGGGGCATCCCACAAAGAGCTACCGGTTTTACAAAGAGCTGACAGAACAGAAAGGCATACAGAATTAG
- a CDS encoding DUF308 domain-containing protein, producing the protein MFSNHNKTQKYGFFEKLYGHWWMMLIEGILMIVLGALIAVIPGFRTLTVIIRLVGLERLIIGFFYLILSLRDPISGFIISGQAFVNLFLGFFLALMPGFFLSFFIFLLALWAFIAGIGMLINNRGEAHLTSRTVVGILLIVFGILAAVNPNQIAQIMVLIFAVLLIVFGGYLLNRSASMHQTEKQIEKDKKGYDDYTIE; encoded by the coding sequence ATGTTTTCAAATCATAATAAAACACAGAAGTACGGCTTTTTTGAGAAATTGTACGGCCACTGGTGGATGATGCTCATCGAGGGCATTTTAATGATTGTCCTCGGCGCTTTGATCGCGGTGATCCCGGGGTTCAGAACCCTGACCGTCATCATTCGCCTTGTCGGTCTGGAACGGCTGATTATCGGCTTTTTCTATTTGATCCTTAGTCTCAGAGACCCGATTTCAGGCTTTATCATTTCAGGCCAAGCCTTTGTCAATTTGTTTCTAGGTTTCTTTCTGGCCCTGATGCCCGGCTTCTTTTTGAGCTTTTTTATTTTTCTTCTCGCGCTGTGGGCGTTCATCGCCGGTATCGGCATGCTGATCAACAACCGCGGAGAAGCGCATTTGACGAGCCGCACCGTTGTGGGGATTTTGCTGATCGTCTTTGGCATTCTCGCGGCGGTCAATCCCAATCAGATTGCCCAGATCATGGTGCTGATTTTTGCGGTGCTGCTGATTGTTTTCGGCGGCTATTTATTAAACCGCTCGGCCTCCATGCATCAGACTGAAAAGCAAATTGAAAAAGACAAAAAAGGTTATGATGACTATACGATTGAATAA